In Vespa crabro chromosome 13, iyVesCrab1.2, whole genome shotgun sequence, one DNA window encodes the following:
- the LOC124428699 gene encoding uncharacterized protein LOC124428699 isoform X5 encodes MYIDHIASINCPRIYELVFPNVLSSEILKKMLKWTVSRSLSASSSTPHAPASALNKASRRPFRDLSNTPPAVGTQSRHVHTSNLQNITTKPTPVRRRRCRSYGSDLRTYFQATKTNVRIGKRPSLSQRFEGSPKLENFYQGTPRVDTDIGPLTFFPNECKRSTALTLPTDPTLFLKSRSKNFQSNNELPQNMFNEARANLQSHVSDFFHQISMATSPEDVMEAEFVPLDKSRMYPEKNDFRLKLEESKKAQFQSKLAKVTKIHARSRTPYYKKVVQAVSPLKQCLQQQTPLAGKLSNLALDQDLLKFENMDNTVTEVLNRENETNFGGKTVAEILLSDIEERKKILKSRCTVTIEEDETFSFEEDHTYETIIQCDTKMMDEDEAAISQIGIQSDSSVSSASQLLEDPSPMSWPFTSPITNEFDGEFTLKRQRGIRRKRQQQRKEKSVFEGKKPKRMIRITSGGSPRSNQLSKMENRDNPTIEAINPNVKKLVLETDLDSTLEDKQIQNQQFSSKSTFFFKNNCKKEEHSENNGKSTIWELESPKSFLTEGYHNSILNSISNTPEAPLVATVRRCLKYSPESEPSKSDSDRRGSIEIEYSFVANHIQVRVIRCKDLRRTYEGPIHAYVKVSLKNINGEGIVKRTAVHKATPNPAFHETLILPCPVNINQCISKSTSLDIAVWHRDRRARRSELLGCMTLPLPLSQDKVTEATWHPLESGSSRNTSTPYARVPQECGVSPPLSKDGESDNNNSGGDDLTYLKHLELEPVDPLTGLPLHPGFTARGGRTPCTVTRRLIRQSAVNQVPWGFSLSWGRPPRVERVDSGSPAERSGLKPGDYVVFVETTNVVTKPRDEILGLIQAATNQLILEVYRKGGIHSSQQRPNSMNVSLQQTVGPASQHAVAFNAEVFPNLAPDAPPEEELSVREARYQGILKSGHTRFMTPLAERRDVLSAADYMVLFQNLDELLKISEEIRDEGGGTDSYLCRVPKITAAYRRYLSGLQWACYLLVALRRNTAFAKLVCEPAVPHKRRPDLTGILLLPLEHYREMTRLLSLASPRNCQQARDLAQGYRESTANAGVMEPPRDTGRPLLSLQEVESRLVFAKCKPFTLAMPGRQWLFGGALAKVEGRARLQPSWALLLTDLLVFARVSRDRVLFVTEEPLRLANIAEACFTIRKRPTEFRLQVAINSNGNTENGQAEMTNSGGCSPHSRPRRRVIVLRAPSPELKAVWHNLLQRQIIYLNTGYGGTSSVGSPEESPITSTNFAHVRESMESPRMGLRDSHKHEEKKECHSSESLADILKNTREDNHLAQWVRNSHQIPPSDNEGSLEEWTAEELAARAPGEKNERSIQEAMTTTTTTTTTAEEVVTANSDIEQQSTASSASLSTVKSNSITARKNGSYVSSKENSTSSINICRRCHRLYALPIIQCIK; translated from the exons ATGTACATAGACCATATTGCGAGTATAAACTGTCCTCGTATTTATGAGCTCGTGTTCCCAAATGTGTTATCGAGTGAGATCTTGAAAAAG atGCTCAAGTGGACCGTCTCGAGATCGTTGTCAGCGAGTAGCTCGACGCCCCACGCTCCAGCATCCGCTTTGAACAAGGCGTCCCGCAGGCCTTTTCGAGATCTGTCCAACACACCACCGGCCGTCGGTACCCAAAGCAGACACGTACATACGTCGAACCTACAAAATATTACAACGAAACCTACGCCAGTTCGTCGTAGACGGTGTCGTAGTTATGGCAGCGATTTGAGAACCTACTTTCAA GCAACGAAAACCAATGTAAGGATTGGAAAACGACCATCGCTTTCTCAACGATTTGAAGGGTCACCCAAGTTGGAGAATTTTTATCAAGGTACTCCGCGAGTGGATACAGACATAGGACCATTGACGTTCTTCCCAAATGAGTGTAAGCGTTCAACGGCTTTAACTTTACCAACGGATCCAACTTTATTTTTGAAGAgtcgatcgaaaaattttcaaagcaACAATGAGTTACCGCAAAATATGTTTAACGAGGCGCGTGCCAATTTGCAGTCGCACGTTTCGGATTTTTTTCATCAGATTTCTATGGCCACCAGTCCCGAAGACGTGATGGAGGCCGAGTTCGTGCCGTTAGATAAGTCTCGAATGTATCCCGAAAAGAATGATTTCAGATTAAAATTGGAGGAATCTAAGAAGGCACAGTTCCAATCTAAATTGGCGAAGGTTACCAAGATTCACGCGCGAAGTAGAACTCCGTATTACAAGAAGGTTGTTCAAGCTGTTAGTCCTTTGAAGCAATGTCTTCAACAACAAACTCCTCTTGCCGGGAAATTATCGAATCTGGCTCTAGATCAAGATTTacttaaatttgaaaatatggataatacGGTTACGGAAGTTCTCAACAG agaaaacgaaacaaatttTGGTGGCAAAACAGTCGCGGAGATTCTTTTGAGTGACAttgaagagaggaaaaagatacTCAAAAGTCGTTGTACAGTTACTATAGAGGAAGACGAAACCTTCTCTTTCGAGGAGGATCATACTTATGAGACGATCATTCAATGCGATACGAAAATGATGGATGAGGACGAAGCTGCTATTTCGCAAATAGGGATACAGAGCGATAGTTCCGTGTCTTCGGCTAGTCAGCTTTTAGAGGATCCTTCGCCGATGTCTTGGCCCTTTACGTCGCCGATCACCAATGAATTCGACGGTGAATTCACTTTGAAAAGACAGCGCGGTATACGTAGAAAACGTCAGCaacagagaaaagagaagagtgtTTTCGAGGGTAAGAAACCGAAAAGAATGATCAGGATAACTTCTGGCGGGAGTCCTAGATCAAATCAACTATCAAAAATGGAAAACAGGGATAATCCTACGATAGAGGCGATCAATCCTAATGTAAAGAAACTCGTCCTTGAGACAGACTTAGATTCTACTTTGGAGGATAAACAAATCCAAAATCAACAGTTTTCGAGTAAATCGACCttctttttcaagaataattgTAAGAAAGAGGAGCATTCGGAGAATAATGGAAAAAGCACTATATGGGAGTTGGAAAGTCCTAAATCGTTTTTGACAGAGGGCTATCATAATTCGATCTTAAACTCAATTTCTAATACTCCAGAAGCTCCGTTGGTTGCGACCGTTCGAAGATGTTTGAAATATAGTCCGGAGAGCGAACCATCGAAATCGGATTCGGATCGTCGCGGATCTATCGAAATCGAGTATTCGTTTGTTGCCAATCATATACAAGTTCGAG TGATAAGGTGCAAGGACCTACGGAGGACCTACGAGGGACCTATTCACGCCTACGTTAAGGTCAGCCTAAAAAATATCAACGGTGAGGGAATCGTTAAGAGAACTGCGGTTCACAAAGCCACACCAAATCCCGCTTTTCACGAGACCTTAATATTGCCCTGCCCGGTTAATATCAATCAGTGCATCAGCAAATCTACGTCCCTGGATATCGCGGTCTGGCATAGAGATCGTCGAGCAAG ACGTAGCGAGCTGCTGGGCTGTATGACTTTACCTCTACCTTTGTCTCAGGATAAGGTAAcg GAAGCAACATGGCACCCACTCGAATCTGGATCCAGCCGAAATACAAGTACCCCTTATGCAAGAGTACCACAAGAATGTGGAGTCTCGCCGCCTTTATCCAAGGATGGAGAATCAGATAACAACAATTCCGGTGGGGATGATTTGACGTATTTAAAACATCTTGAGTTGGAACCAGTCGATCCTCTGACCGGCTTACCTCTACATCCAGGCTTTACCGCGAGAGGTGGTAGAACGCCTTGTACTGTAACCAGAAGACTGATTAGACAAAGTGCTGTGAATCAG GTGCCATGGGGTTTCTCTTTATCCTGGGGCAGACCGCCACGTGTGGAACGCGTCGATTCAGGAAGTCCTGCGGAAAGATCTGGTTTGAAACCAGGCGATTACGTCGTCTTCGTCGAAACAACGAACGTTGTAACGAAACCGAGGGACGAGATTTTGGGCTTGATCCAGGCGGCAACGAATCAGCTCATCCTTGAGGTTTATCGTAAGGGAGGCATTCATTCGTCACAGCAGAGGCCCAACTCGATGAATGTCTCTCTTCAACAAACTGTCGGTCCCGCTAGTCAGCACGCCGTCGCGTTCAACGCCGAG GTTTTTCCGAATCTTGCTCCGGATGCACCACCGGAGGAAGAGTTATCGGTACGAGAGGCAAGATACCAGGGGATTCTGAAGAGCGGTCACACAAGATTCATGACGCCGCTGGCCGAAAGGCGTGACGTTCTCTCCGCGGCGGACTACATGGTCCTCTTTCAAAATCTAGACGAATTACTTAAGATATCCGAGGAGATTAGAGACGAGGGTGGCGGTACCGATAGCTATCTCTGCAGAGTACCCAAGATCACGGCCGCTTACAGACGATACCTCAGTGGACTGCAATGGGCCTGTTATTTGCTCGTTGCACTCAGACGGAATACGGCCTTTGCTAAGTTGGTCTGTGAACCTGCCGTTCCTCATAAAAGGCGGCCTGACCTTACGGGAATCCTCTTGCTTCCTTTAGAGCATTATAG AGAAATGACGAGATTACTGAGTCTGGCATCGCCAAGAAACTGTCAGCAAGCTCGAGATTTGGCACAAGGTTACAGAGAATCAACGGCTAATGCAGGCGTAATGGAACCACCGCGAGATACCGGAAGACCTTTACTTAGTTTACAGGAAGTCGAGTCGCGATTGGTTTTCGCAAAATGCAAACCGTTTACTTTAGCCATGCCAGGAAGGCAATG GCTTTTCGGCGGGGCCCTAGCAAAGGTCGAAGGTCGGGCTCGTTTGCAACCATCATGGGCGCTCCTTCTTACCGACTTATTGGTATTTGCTCGCGTTTCGAGGGATCGCGTTCTTTTCGTTACTGAAGAACCTCTGCGATTGGCCAATATTGCAGAAGCGTGTTTTACCATTAGAAAGAGGCCGACAGAATTCAGATTACAGGTGGCAATCAATTCGAATGGTAATACTGAGAACGGTCAGGCAGAAATGACAAACAGCGGAGGTTGTAGTCCCCATAGTCGTCCTCGAAGACGAGTCATCGTATTAAGAGCTCCCAGCCCGGAGCTCAAAGCAGTTTGGCACAACTTGCTTCAACGACAAAT AATTTATCTAAATACAGGCTATGGTGGAACATCAAGTGTTGGCAGCCCCGAGGAGAGTCCGATTACGAGCACCAACTTTGCTCACGTTAGAGAATCGATGGAAAGTCCGCGG ATGGGATTACGGGACTCGCATAAGcacgaggaaaaaaaggaatgtcATTCAAGTGAAAGTCTTGccgatattttgaaaaatacgcGAGAGGACAATCATTTGGCCCAATGGGTGCGCAATTCTCACCAAATACCGCCTTCCGATAACGAAGGTTCCCTCGAGGAATGGACTGCCGAAGAATTAGCTGCAAGAGCACCCGgagagaagaacgaaagatCCATTCAGGAAGctatgacgacgacaacgacgacgacgacaacggcaGAAGAAGTCGTAACTGCAAATTCGGACATAGAGCAACAGAGCACAGCCTCCAGTGCCAGTTTAAGTACAGTCAAATCCAATAGTATTACGGCAAGAAAAAATGGGAGCTACGTATCCTCGAAAGAAAACTCTACGAGTTCTATCAACATCTGTAGACGATGTCATAGGTTATATGCCTTACCGATAATCCAATGTATTAAATGA